From the genome of Opitutaceae bacterium, one region includes:
- a CDS encoding rhomboid family intramembrane serine protease, producing MNGYSTSNDHQPLTYWGSVPLYAAHMIVVVLVISMIATALLSFWNQTALLSLAAFDSMRVLKGEVWRVFTYGLVNPPSLWFAIDMLMIIWFGRELEKFFGRRRFLWIYTGLYLAPALILTITGAWLPTRFSGQTGGLGLFIAFATLYPNAMMLGNLLAKWVAIVLVGLYALIALSSRDWVSLITLTTTASFAYAFVRHAQGLLTIPSVLPARRQPRLRALPDLPERPEKTAPPREPPASMAEVDALLDKIATSGIGSLTAKERAVLDSAQQTLRKRRSPRD from the coding sequence ATGAACGGTTACAGCACATCCAACGACCACCAGCCGCTCACCTACTGGGGCAGTGTGCCGCTCTACGCCGCACACATGATCGTCGTCGTCCTGGTGATCTCGATGATCGCAACCGCCTTGTTGAGTTTCTGGAATCAGACAGCCCTCCTCAGCCTGGCCGCCTTCGACAGCATGCGCGTGCTCAAGGGCGAGGTCTGGCGTGTCTTCACGTATGGGCTGGTAAATCCTCCATCGCTCTGGTTCGCGATCGACATGCTCATGATCATCTGGTTCGGACGTGAACTTGAAAAGTTCTTCGGTCGACGGCGGTTCCTCTGGATCTACACCGGCCTCTACCTGGCTCCCGCGCTCATCCTGACAATCACCGGAGCCTGGCTCCCCACCCGGTTTTCCGGACAAACGGGTGGACTGGGCCTCTTCATCGCCTTTGCGACACTGTATCCAAACGCGATGATGCTCGGCAATCTCCTCGCCAAATGGGTCGCCATCGTGCTCGTCGGTCTCTACGCTCTGATCGCCCTCTCCAGTCGCGACTGGGTCAGTCTGATCACGCTCACGACCACGGCCTCCTTCGCCTATGCATTCGTCCGGCATGCGCAGGGATTGCTCACAATCCCCTCAGTCCTTCCCGCCCGCAGACAACCCCGACTACGCGCGCTGCCGGATCTGCCGGAGCGGCCGGAAAAAACCGCCCCTCCGCGGGAGCCGCCGGCATCCATGGCCGAGGTCGATGCGCTGCTCGACAAGATCGCGACTTCGGGCATCGGCAGCCTCACTGCGAAGGAGCGGGCTGTTCTGGATTCCGCGCAGCAGACACTCAGGAAACGCCGGTCCCCGCGCGATTGA